In a genomic window of Gadus macrocephalus chromosome 9, ASM3116895v1:
- the LOC132464342 gene encoding leucine-rich repeat and transmembrane domain-containing protein 2-like, whose product MRNQRVERRPGGRASPIAGALLAALVLLALLGLAGGCPDVCSCEGNTTDCSGLGLVSLGAAAPLPPGTTGLSVAQNNLSWLGPAELANLSSSASLEVLDLSQNLLARLQPGLFLALGGLRWLNLSSNALGASTHLHPPRNTTEEPALMGWDGGSGSRGPGLTRASFQGLWRLRGLDLSDNGLAWLPAGLLGGLRGLVWLSLARNRLSVLGRAVLEPLGRLEQLQLSGNPWQCDCRLGGLRHWLDWMVYRGGQLDSLTCVLPLEVKGREVRSLPAEMFLRCLYDPSSPSSPSPRAPCPHRPHSGGEDCVRTRYRPASVRRAGATQAVAGVVCGTVCVMMVVAATYGCVYASLMARYQRGAKRRGKPLLLQGGATGMGAGPTVSLTSPEEEEQEEEEEEEDEEEEDGEAPPKEPCPVVPSYRISSF is encoded by the exons ATGAGGAACCAGAGGGTGGAGCGgaggccgggggggcggg CCAGTCCCATTGCTGGAGCTCTACTGGCCGCACTGGTCCTACTGGCTCTACTGGGCCTGGCCGGCGGCTGTCCGGACGTGTGCAGCTGCGAGGGCAACACCACCGACTGCTCGGGTCTGGGTCTGGTGTCCCTGGGGGCCGCGGCCCCGCTGCCCCCGGGGACCACGGGCCTCTCCGTGGCCCAGAACAACCTCTCCTGGCTGGGGCCCGCCGAGCTGGCCAACCTGTCCTCCTCGGCCTCCCTGGAGGTGCTGGACCTGTCCCAGAACCTGCTGGCCCGCCTCCAGCCCGGGCTGTTCCTGGCCCTGGGGGGCCTGAGGTGGCTCAACCTGTCCTCCAACGCGCTGGgcgcctccacccacctccacccaccacggAACACCACCGAGGAGCCTGCCCTGATGGGCTGGGACGGAG GGAGCGGCTCCAGGGGTCCGGGTCTGACCCGGGCCAGCTTCCAGGGGCTGTGGCGGCTCCGGGGTCTGGACTTGTCCGACAACGGGCTGGCGTGGCTGCCGGCCGGGCTGCTGGGCGGCCTGAGGGGCCTGGTCTGGCTGTCCCTGGCCCGGAACCGGCTCAGCGTCCTGGGGAGGGCCGTGCTGGAGCCCCTGGGGCGACTGGAGCAGCTGCAGCTTTCGGGGAACCCCTGGCAGTGTGACTGCCGGCTGGGGGGTCTGCGGCACTGGCTGGACTGGATGGTCTACAGGG gcGGCCAGCTGGACTCCCTGACCTGCGTCCTGCCCCTGGAGGTCAAGGGTCGTGAGGTGCGCAGCCTCCCGGCGGAGATGTTCCTGCGCTGCCTGTATGacccgtcctccccctcctccccctccccgcggGCCCCCTGCCCCCACCGCCCCCACTCCGGGGGGGAGGACTGCGTGCGGACGCGCTACAGGCCGGCCAGCGTGCGGCGGGCCGGGGCCACGCAGGCGGTGGCGGGCGTGGTCTGCGGCacggtgtgtgtgatgatggtggtggccGCCACCTACGGCTGCGTCTACGCCTCCCTGATGGCGAGGTACCAGCGGGGCGCCAAGCGCCGCGGGAAacccctcctcctgcagggcgGGGCCACGGggatgggggcggggcctactgTGAGCCTGACCtccccagaggaggaggagcaagaggaggaggaggaggaggaggatgaggaggaggaggacggagaggCTCCGCCTAAAGAACCCTGCCCGGTCGTCCCTAGTTACCGCATCAGTAGCTTCTGA